From one Paeniglutamicibacter psychrophenolicus genomic stretch:
- a CDS encoding DUF4245 domain-containing protein, with the protein MSEHPESPAVPANTPEPTQTPAAVDTAVPSNTAGQLPDSGQEPAQKPLLTPSQAKRANQTLKGMIISVLLTVAVAVPVILINPPNKADTYRAPVDIAAVASQAAPDADFTPWAPQLPEGDYVNFARWITKNVDGIKYWEFGVVTKDDKFVWVRQTAKTNPSWLAAVTQGATPAGTHAVDGIQWELRKRDKTQVLIATRGQSTIVLSSDSGTEPLEKLARLAQREIPAN; encoded by the coding sequence GTGAGTGAACACCCCGAAAGCCCCGCCGTGCCCGCAAACACCCCAGAGCCGACCCAGACCCCGGCCGCGGTGGACACCGCCGTGCCGTCGAACACGGCCGGACAGCTGCCCGATTCGGGCCAGGAACCGGCCCAGAAGCCGCTGCTGACCCCCTCACAGGCCAAGCGCGCCAACCAGACGCTCAAGGGCATGATCATCTCGGTGCTGCTCACGGTTGCAGTGGCGGTCCCCGTGATCCTGATCAACCCGCCGAACAAGGCCGACACCTACCGCGCCCCCGTCGACATCGCCGCGGTGGCCTCGCAGGCCGCCCCCGACGCCGACTTCACCCCGTGGGCCCCGCAGCTGCCCGAGGGCGACTACGTGAACTTCGCACGCTGGATCACCAAGAACGTCGACGGGATCAAGTACTGGGAATTCGGCGTCGTCACCAAGGACGACAAGTTCGTGTGGGTCCGCCAGACCGCCAAGACCAACCCGTCCTGGCTGGCCGCGGTGACCCAGGGCGCCACCCCCGCGGGCACCCACGCCGTGGACGGGATCCAGTGGGAGCTGCGCAAGAGGGACAAGACCCAGGTGTTGATCGCCACACGCGGCCAATCCACCATCGTGCTCTCCAGCGACAGCGGCACCGAACCCCTGGAGAAGCTCGCCCGCCTGGCTCAGCGCGAGATCCCGGCCAACTAG
- a CDS encoding carbonic anhydrase, which yields MNRPEAEPLADHVQLTPAQAWRKLREGNSRFVAGHTDHPNQDALRRQFLVDKQHPFAVIFGCSDSRLAAEIIFDLGLGDVFVVRTAGHVIDSAALGSLEYSVDLLNVPLIVVLGHDSCGAVTATINSVESGEMPPGFIRDLVEHITPSVITARRNGIRDVNTTVVEHVQQTTHRLVEQSRIISSAIDEGRTAVIGVTYRLAEGKAEMVSGFGVL from the coding sequence ATGAACCGACCCGAAGCCGAGCCACTTGCCGACCACGTGCAGTTGACTCCCGCCCAGGCCTGGCGGAAATTGCGTGAAGGCAATTCCCGTTTCGTTGCCGGGCATACCGACCACCCCAACCAGGATGCGTTGCGCCGCCAGTTCCTGGTTGACAAGCAGCATCCCTTTGCCGTGATCTTCGGCTGCTCGGATTCGCGCCTCGCGGCGGAAATCATCTTCGACCTCGGTTTGGGCGACGTCTTCGTGGTGCGCACCGCCGGGCACGTGATCGACTCCGCGGCGCTGGGCTCGCTGGAATACTCGGTGGACCTGCTCAACGTGCCGCTGATCGTGGTGCTGGGCCACGACTCCTGCGGCGCTGTGACCGCCACCATCAACTCGGTGGAGAGCGGGGAAATGCCCCCGGGCTTCATCCGCGATTTGGTCGAGCACATCACCCCGTCGGTGATCACCGCCCGGCGCAACGGCATCCGCGACGTGAACACCACCGTGGTGGAGCACGTGCAGCAGACCACCCACCGCCTGGTGGAACAGTCGCGCATCATCTCCTCCGCCATCGACGAGGGCCGCACCGCGGTCATCGGGGTGACCTACCGCCTGGCCGAGGGCAAGGCGGAAATGGTTTCCGGCTTCGGCGTGCTCTAG